The following coding sequences are from one Sander lucioperca isolate FBNREF2018 chromosome 2, SLUC_FBN_1.2, whole genome shotgun sequence window:
- the wu:fa19b12 gene encoding uncharacterized protein wu:fa19b12 — protein MAKRRAAEDSLLLHEPPSKSCFRPLSSVERLLDSMAPSAGGLNPPSLQALVGSRCRKRPHGHYLEDPQKPEETDKPAHCHAGKPAAAAALTCSGRIQHCRSSSALTSSKKRPRDDSAGPETVDPVLPKPAGDKADEATDAEDCSFNSFQYWRVPLPALDLSLLDEDAAERPRSKDQSKAEDAGCSDAMET, from the exons ATGGCGAAGAGACGAGCCGCTGAGGACTCTCTGCTGCTGCACGAGCCGCCCTCCAAAAGCTGCTTCCGGCCCCTCAGCAGTGTGGAGCGACTGCTGGACAGCATGGCTCCGTCGGCCGGGGGTTTGAACCCGCCGTCCCTGCAGGCTCTGGTGGGCAGCCGCTGCAGGAAGAGACCGCACGGGCACTACTTGGAAGACCCCCAGAAACCAGAAGAAACGGACAAACCGGCTCACTGCCACGCCGGGAAACCTGCAGCAGCGGCGGCTTTGACTTGTTCTGGAAGGATCCAGCACTGTCGCAGCTCCAGCGCGCTCACGAGCTCCAAGAAGCGTCCGCGAGACGACAGCGCGGGTCCAGAGACGGTTGATCCGGTTCTTCCTAAACCTGCTGGGGATAAA GCGGATGAAGCCACCGACGCCGAAGACTGCTCTTTCAACTCGTTCCAGTACTGGAGGGTCCCCCTGCCCGCCCTGGACCTCTCCCTGCTGGACGAAGACGCCGCCGAGCGTCCCCGAAGCAAAGACCAGTCAAAGGCCGAAGACGCTGGCTGCTCTGACGCCATGGAAACCTGA
- the LOC116062601 gene encoding alpha-1-antitrypsin-like protein CM55-ST, whose translation MKMMRAAVGLWVLSAVICVGRGHHHLGHGNDQTVQDTVGDGSANSVSLVNEANKEFSFQLYRKLAADADSQGKNIFFSPASVSVALAALSVGAQGETHRQLFSGLGFNSSLLTQTDVDQVFQTLLQSTNNTSQEDASEGTAVFVDDDFKSKPEFLQTLKQSYFADGFNVDFAKATESADTINKYVEEKTNGKIDKLVKDLDPNTVMYLISYIYYKGKWETPFDPKLTKQDDFNVDENTKVSVDMMNMKDHFHIYHDHDLNTTVLQLPFNSSYSMLLMLPDVMATLENAICPNHVTKWLKAMVIPRRHDVYIPKFSIKTSYNLNDVLAVMGMTDMFGVRANLRGISEEPGLKVSEVVHKATLDVDEAGAEAAAATVIKILLGSSRFPPPVPVLKFNRPFMVIITERNTEKILFLGKIINPTI comes from the exons ATGAAGATGATGCGTGCAGCCGTGGGTCTCTGGGTCCTATCAGCGGTGATCTGCGTGGGCAGAGGCCATCACCATTTGGGTCACGGCAACGACCAGACCGTCCAAGACACTGTAGGGGACGGCAGCGCCAACAGCGTCTCCCTGGTGAACGAAGCAAACAAAGAGTTTTCCTTCCAACTCTACAGGAAGTTAGCAGCTGATGCTGACTCACAGGGAAAGAATATCTTCTTCTCCCCGGCTAGTGTGTCGGTCGCCTTGGCTGCATTGTCCGTGGGAGCGCAGGGGGAGACGCACCGTCAGCTTTTCAGTGGTCTGGGTTTCAACAGCTCCCTCCTGACGCAGACAGATGTGGACCAGGTCTTCCAGACGTTGCTCCAGAGCACCAACAACACATCTCAGGAGGACGCCAGCGAAGGGACCGCCGTGTTCGTGGACGATGACTTCAAGTCAAAGCCGGAGTTCCTGCAGACCCTGAAGCAGTCGTACTTTGCAGATGGGTTCAATGTGGACTTCGCCAAAGCCACAGAAAGTGCTGATACCATCAATAAGTACGTAGAGGAGAAGACCAACGGGAAGATTGACAAGCTGGTGAAAGACCTGGATCCAAACACAGTCATGTATCTCATCAGCTACATCTACTACAAAG GAAAGTGGGAAACTCCGTTTGACCCTAAACTCACCAAACAGGACGACTTCAACGTGGACGAGAACACCAAG GTTTCAGTCGACATGATGAATATGAAGGATCATTTCCACATCTATCACGACCACGATCTGAACACGACGGTCCTTCAGCTCCCCTTCAACAGCTCCTACTCCATGCTGCTGATGTTGCCTGACGTCATGGCAACGCTGGAGAACGCCATCTGCCCGAACCACGTCACCAAATGGTTGAAGGCTATGGTGATACCCAG GAGACATGATGTATATATTCCAAAGTTCTCCATCAAGACTTCCTACAATTTGAACGACGTGCTGGCAGTAATGGGAATGACAGACATGTTTGGTGTTCGTGCAAATTTGAGAGGCATTTCAGAGGAGCCAGGACTGAAAGTCTCAGAA GTTGTGCACAAAGCTACGCTGGACGTGGACGAGGCTGGAGCCGAAGCTGCAGCTGCCACAGTCATCAAAATTCTTCTGGGGTCTTCCCGGTTCCCGCCTCCTGTCCCTGTGTTGAAGTTCAATCGTCCATTCATGGTGATCATCACTGAACGCAACACGGAGAAAATCCTCTTCTTGGGCAAGATTATCAACCCAACCATCTGA
- the carnmt1 gene encoding carnosine N-methyltransferase — translation MAETTGEGAQGGSFFNKERIKYSPEEEARLERQHFWRIIDAFRFYRVHVQEQVKRAERQFLSLPQRHQNLLPNVLSNLARISQCADHNQDILQAIVHNSLHMFENIEYGEREDPRKVRPSTTFDMDKLKSTIKQFARDWSETGRAERDTCYKPIIQEIQRLFPSDQYDVSKVSVLIPGAGLGRLAWEIARLGYICQGNEWSFFMLFSSNFVLNRCEKVNSLTLYPWIHQFSNNKKSSDQTRPIIFPDINPQSLPLDADFSMVAGDFVEVYRDSDSWDCVATCFFIDTAHNVIEYVETIWKILKPGGVWINLGPLLYHFENMANELSVELSYEDIRTAIVNFGFHIEVEKQSVQTTYTENDRSMLRYIYDCVFFVARKPAELYFNDEEEEEDDDDDQQQSSPPAAKSPRREGTDTLT, via the exons ATGGCCGAAACCACCGGAGAGGGAGCGCAAGGAGGATCCTTTTTTAACAAAGAGAGAATAAAATACAGCCCCGAGGAGGAGGCCCGGCTCGAGAGGCAGCACTTCTGGAGGATAATCGACGCTTTTAGATTTTACAG GGTCCATGTCCAGGAGCAGGTGAAGCGTGCCGAGCGTCAGTTCCTGAGCCTCCCGCAGCGACACCAGAATCTGCTGCCAAATGTTCTGTCCAACCTGGCCCGGATCAGCCAGTGTGCCGACCACAACCAGGACATTCTGCAGGCCATCGTTCACAACAGCCTCCACATGTTCGAGAACATCGAGTACGGCGAGAGG GAGGACCCGCGGAAGGTGCGTCCCTCCACTACGTTCGACATGGACAAGCTCAAGTCCACCATCAAGCAGTTTGCCCGAGACTGGAGCGAGACGGGCCGCGCCGAGAGGGACACCTGCTACAAACCCATCATCCAAGAGATCCAGAGACTCTTCCCAAGTGACCAATA TGATGTGTCTAAGGTGAGCGTGCTGATTCCGGGTGCCGGGCTCGGCCGTCTGGCCTGGGAGATAGCTCGGCTGGGCTACATTTGCCAGGGCAACGAATGGAGCTTCTTCATGCTCTTCTCTTCCAACTTTGTTCTCAATAG GTGTGAGAAGGTGAACTCTCTGACCCTGTACCCCTGGATCCACCAGTTTAGCAACAACAAGAAATCCTCCGACCAAACCCGACCAATCATCTTCCCCGACATCAACCCTCAGAGCTTACCGCTGGACGCAGACTTCTCCATGGTAGCCGGAGACTTTGTGGAAGTCTACCGCGACTCAG ATTCCTGGGACTGTGTGGCGACTTGCTTCTTCATCGACACGGCTCATAACGTCATTGAGTATGTGGAGACGATCTGGAAGATTCTTAAGCCTGGTGGAGTCTGGATCAACCTGG GTCCTCTGCTGTACCACTTTGAGAACATGGCCAACGAGCTCTCAGTCGAACTGAGCTACGAAGACATCCGGACAGCCATCGTTAACTTTGGCTTCCACATAGAG GTGGAGAAACAGTCGGTTCAGACCACCTACACCGAGAACGACCGCTCTATGTTGAGATACATCTACGACTGTGTTTTCTTCGTGGCACGAAAACCTGCAGAACTGTACTTTAACGacgaagaagaggaagaagacgacgacgacgaccAACAACAGAGTTCTCCGCCGGCAGCCAAGTCGCCGAGGCGAGAAGGTACCGACACGCTCACGTGA